The nucleotide sequence TTCTATAATCTTGACATTTGGTTATTGTATGGGGATATGAATTTTTGAGTCAAAGATGAAAGTGTTATCTTTATGAAGCCAATAACAATGGCTTGGGCGAGTCTCCAGTATGATAATCATGTACAGTATATAACCAGGGAATAACACTGAGCTTCATGAACAGACcagaaaaaaattactaatctgTAGCCATCTGCAGGAGTCAACCCCACAAGCCCCCAGCGCCAGGAGCATGGTAGGGACGAATTTGCTGAGCAGAGGGAGGAACAAAACATACCGGACAGAGAGGTATTTGCTATTACTAGGAATACTTTCATCTAGTGAGAAAAGACATTGAGTTGGGGTTTGTTATGCATGCAGGAACAAGATATACCAAAGCcagcaaagaaaagaacaagaaagacaGCTACTTCAGAAATGGATTATGAGCAGACTATTATTGCTGGTCATGTTTACCAGTCATGGCTCCAAGATACTTCTCACATTCTCTGTAGGGGGGAAAAGAGAAAGGTTCAGATTAGTGAACGCCTTGGCCTTTAATGTACTAATTGGTGCTCATGTTGGCCTTACATCTGGCATCTTTTTGTAGGTTCGAGGAACTATCCGGGCAGAAATGAAATTTTTCAAACGTGCGAATATGCCACCTACACTACTCCTCGAAAATCATGTGGATAGTTCTTACCCTCCTCAGCTTTACGAGCTTTGGACAAAGAGTACTCAAGTACTTAAAACCTCATCATCTGGTCTCTCTCTATCCATcactgtttctttttattttaacctTGTTGAAAGGGATCTGACATTTGGAAATGCCAATGCAGAAACTCGACNNNNNNNNNNNNNNNNNNNNNNNNNNNNNNNNNNNNNNNNNNNNNNNNNNNNNNNNNNNNNNNNNNNNNNNNNNNNNNNNNNNNNNNNNNNNNNNNNNNNNNNNNNNNNNNNNNNNNNNNNNNNNNNNNNNNNNNNNNNNNNNNNNNNNNNNNNNNNNNNNNNNNNNNNNNNNNNNNNNNNNNNNNNNNNNNNNNNNNNNNNNNNNNNNNNNNNNNNNNNNNNNNNNNNNNNNNNNNNNNNNNNNNNNNNNNNNNNNNNNNNNNNNNNNNNNNNNNNNNNNNNNNNNNNNNNNNNNNNNNNNNNNNNNNNNNNNNNNNNNNNNNNNNNNNNNNNNNNNNNNNNNNNNNNNNNNNNNNNNNNNNNNNNNNNNNNNNNNNNNNNNNNNNNNNNNNNNNNNNNNNNNNNNNNNNNNNNNNNNNNNNNNNNNNNNNNNNNNNNNNNNNNNNNNNNNNNNNNNNNNNNNNNNNNNNNNNNNNNNNNNNNNNNNNNNNNNNNNNNNNNNNNNNNNNNNNNNNNNNNNNNNNNNNNNNNNNNNNNNNNNNNNNNNNNNNNNNNNNNNNNNNNNNNNNNNNNNNNNNNNNNNNNNNNNNNNNNNNNNNNNNNNNNNNNNNNNNNNNNNNNNNNNNNNNNNNNNNNNNNNNNNNNNNNNNNNNNNNNNNNNNNNNNNNNNNNNNNNNNNNNNNNNNNNNNNNNNNNNNNNNNNNNNNNNNNNNNNNNNNNNNNNNNNNNNNNNNNNNNNNNNNNNNNNNNNNNNNNNNNNNNNNNNNNNNNNNNNNNNNNNNNNNNNNNNNNNNNNNNNNNNNNNNNNNNNNNNNNNNNNNNNNNNNNNNNNNNNNNNNNNNNNNNNNNNNNNNNNNNNNNNNNNNNNNNNNNNNNNNNNNNNNNNNNNNNNNNNNNNNNNNNNNNNNNNNNNNNNNNNNNNNNNNNNNNNNNNNNNNNNNNNNNNNNNNNNNNNNNNNNNNNNNNNNNNNNNNNNNNNNNNNNNNNNNNNNNNNNNNNNNNNNNNNNNNNNNNNNNNNNNNNNNNNNNNNNNNNNNNNNNNNNNNNNNNNNNNNNNNNNNNNNNNNNNNNNNNNNNNNNNNNNNNNNNNNNNNNNNNNNNNNNNNNNNNNNNNNNNNNNNNNNNNNNNNNNNNNNNNNNNNNNNNNNNNNNNNNNNNNNNNNNNNNNNNNNNNNNNNNNNNNNNNNNNNNNNNNNNNNNNNNNNNNNNNNNNNNNNNNNNNNNNNNNNNNNNNNNNNNNNNNNNNNNNNNNNNNNNNNNNNNNNNNNNNNNNNNNNNNNNNNNNNNNNNNNNNNNNNNNNNNNNNNNNNNNNNNNNNNNNNNNNNNNNNNNNNNNNNNNNNNNNNNNNNNNNNNNNNNNNNNNNNNNNNNNNNNNNNNNNNNNNNNNNNNNNNNNNNNNNNNNNNNNNNNNNNNNNNNNNNNNNNNNNNNNNNNNNNNNNNNNNNNNNNNNNNNNNNNNNNNNNNNNNNNNNNNNNNNNNNNNNNNNNNNNNNNNNNNNNNNNNNNNNNNNNNNNNNNNNNNNNNNNNNNNNNNNNNNNNNNNNNNNNNNNNNNNNNNNNNNNNNNNNNNNNNNNNNNNNNNNNNNNNNNNNNNNNNNNNNNNNNNNNNNNNNNNNNNNNNNNNNNNNNNNNNNNNNNNNNNNNNNNNNNNNNNNNNNNNNNNNNNNNNNNNNNNNNNNNNNNNNNNNNNNNNNNNNNNNNNNNNNNNNNNNNNNNNNNNNNNNNNNNNNNNNNNNNNNNNNNNNNNNNNNNNNNNNNNNNNNNNNNNNNNNNNNNNNNNNNNNNNNNNNNNNNNNNNNNNNNNNNNNNNNNNNNNNNNNNNNNNNNNNNNNNNNNNNNNNNNNNNNNNNNNNNNNNNNNNNNNNNNNNNNNNNNNNNNNNNNNNNNNNNNNNNNNNNNNNNNNNNNNNNNNNNNNNNNNNNNNNNNNNNNNNNNNNNNNNNNNNNNNNNNNNNNNNNNNNNNNNNNNNNNNNNNNNNNNNNNNNNNNNNNNNNNNNNNNNNNNNNNNNNNNNNNNNNNNNNNNNNNNNNNNNNNNNNNNNNNNNNNNNNNNNNNNNNNNNNNNNNNNNNNNNNNNNNNNNNNNNNNNNNNNNNNNNNNNNNNNNNNNNNNNNNNNNNNNNNNNNNNNNNNNNNNNNNNNNNNNNNNNNNNNNNNNNNNNNNNNNNNNNNNNNNNNNNNNNNNNNNNNNNNNNNNNNNNNNNNNNNNNNNNNNNNNNNNNNNNNNNNNNNNNNNNNNNNNNNNNNNNNNNNNNNNNNNNNNNNNNNNNNNNNNNNNNNNNNNNNNNNNNNNNNNNNNNNNNNNNNNNNNNNNNNNNNNNNNNNNNNNNNNNNNNNNNNNNNNNNNNNNNNNNNNNNNNNNNNNNNNNNNNNNNNNNNNNNNNNNNNNNNNNNNNNNNNNNNNNNNNNNNNNNNNNNNNNNNNNNNNNNNNNNNNNNNNNNNNNNNNNNNNNNNNNNNNNNNNNNNNNNNNNNNNNNNNNNNNNNNNNNNNNNNNNNNNNNNNNNNNNNNNNNNNNNNNNNNNNNNNNNNNNNNNNNNNNNNNNNNNNNNNNNNNNNNNNNNNNNNNNNNNNNNNNNNNNNNNNNNNNNNNNNNNNNNNNNNNNNNNNNNNNNNNNNNNNNNNNNNNNNNNNNNNNNNNNNNNNNNNNNNNNNNNNNNNNNNNNNNNNNNNNNNNNNNNNNNNNNNNNNNNNNNNNNNNNNNNNNNNNNNNNNNNNNNNNNNNNNNNNNNNNNNNNNNNNNNNNNNNNNNNNNNNNNNNNNNNNNNNNNNNNNNNNNNNNNNNNNNNNNNNNNNNNNNNNNNNNNNNNNNNNNNNNNNNNNNNNNNNNNNNNNNNNNNNNNNNNNNNNNNNNNNNNNNNNNNNNNNNNNNNNNNNNNNNNNNNNNNNNNNNNNNNNNNNNNNNNNNNNNNNNNNNNNNNNNNNNNNNNNNNNNNNNNNNNNNNNNNNNNNNNNNNNNNNNNNNNNNNNNNNNNNNNNNNNNNNNNNNNNNNNNNNNNNNNNNNNNNNNNNNNNNNNNNNNNNNNNNNNNNNNNNNNNNNNNNNNNNNNNNNNNNNNNNNNNNNNNNNNNNNNNNNNNNNNNNNNNNNNNNNNNNNNNNNNNNNNNNNNNNNNNNNNNNNNNNNNNNNNNNNNNNNNNNNNNNNNNNNNNNNNNNNNNNNNNNNNNNNNNNNNNNNNNNNNNNNNNNNNNNNNNNNNNNNNNNNNNNNNNNNNNNNNNNNNNNNNNNNNNNNNNNNNNNNNNNNNNNNNNNNNNNNNNNNNNNNNNNNNNNNNNNNNNNNNNNNNNNNNNNNNNNNNNNNNNNNNNNNNNNNNNNNNNNNNNNNNNNNNNNNNNNNNNNNNNNNNNNNNNNNNNNNNNNNNNNNNNNNNNNNNNNNNNNNNNNNNNNNNNNNNNNNNNNNNNNNNNNNNNNNNNNNNNNNNNNNNNNNNNNNNNNNNNNNNNNNNNNNNNNNNNNNNNNNNNNNNNNNNNNNNNNNNNNNNNNNNNNNNNNNNNNNNNNNNNNNNNNNNNNNNNNNNNNNNNNNNNNNNNNNNNNNNNNNNNNNNNNNNNNNNNNNNNNNNNNNNNNNNNNNNNNNNNNNNNNNNNNNNNNNNNNNNNNNNNNNNNNNNNNNNNNNNNNNNNNNNNNNNNNNNNNNNNNNNNNNNNNNNNNNNNNNNNNNNNNNNNNNNNNNNNNNNNNNNNNNNNNNNNNNNNNNNNNNNNNNNNNNNNNNNNNNNNNNNNNNNNNNNNNNNNNNNNNNNNNNNNNNNNNNNNNNNNNNNNNNNNNNNNNNNNNNNNNNNNNNNNNNNNNNNNNNNNNNNNNNNNNNNNNNNNNNNNNNNNNNNNNNNNNNNNNNNNNNNNNNNNNNNNNNNNNNNNNNNNNNNNNNNNNNNNNNNNNNNNNNNNNNNNNNNNNNNNNNNNNNNNNNNNNNNNNNNNNNNNNNNNNNNNNNNNNNNNNNNNNNNNNNNNNNNNNNNNNNNNNNNNNNNNNNNNNNNNNNNNNNNNNNNNNNNNNNNNNNNNNNNNNNNNNNNNNNNNNNNNNNNNNNNNNNNNNNNNNNNNNNNNNNNNNNNNNNNNNNNNNNNNNNNNNNNNNNNNNNNNNNNNNNNNNNNNNNNNNNNNNNNNNNNNNNNNNNNNNNNNNNNNNNNNNNNNNNNNNNNNNNNNNNNNNNNNNNNNNNNNNNNNNNNNNNNNNNNNNNNNNNNNNNNNNNNNNNNNNNNNNNNNNNNNNNNNNNNNNNNNNNNNNNNNNNNNNNNNNNNNNNNNNNNNNNNNNNNNNNNNNNNNNNNNNNNNNNNNNNNNNNNNNNNNNNNNNNNNNNNNNNNNNNNNNNNNNNNNNNNNNNNNNNNNNNNNNNNNNNNNNNNNNNNNNNNNNNNNNNNNNNNNNNNNNNNNNNNNNNNNNNNNNNNNNNNNNNNNNNNNNNNNNNNNNNNNNNNNNNNNNNNNNNNNNNNNNNNNNNNNNNNNNNNNNNNNNNNNNNNNNNNNNNNNNNNNNNNNNNNNNNNNNNNNNNNNNNNNNNNNNNNNNNNNNNNNNNNNNNNNNNNNNNNNNNNNNNNNNNNNNNNNNNNNNNNNNNNNNNNNNNNNNNNNNNNNNNNNNNNNNNNNNNNNNNNNNNNNNNNNNNNNNNNNNNNNNNNNNNNNNNNNNNNNNNNNNNNNNNNNNNNNNNNNNNNNNNNNNNNNNNNNNNNNNNNNNNNNNNNNNNNNNNNNNNNNNNNNNNNNNNNNNNNNNNNNNNNNNNNNNNNNNNNNNNNNNNNNNNNNNNNNNNNNNNNNNNNNNNNNNNNNNNNNNNNNNNNNNNNNNNNNNNNNNNNNNNNNNNNNNNNNNNNNNNNNNNNNNNNNNNNNNNNNNNNNNNNNNNNNNNNNNNNNNNNNNNNNNNNNNNNNNNNNNNNNNNNNNNNNNNNNNNNNNNNNNNNNNNNNNNNNNNNNNNNNNNNNNNNNNNNNNNNNNNNNNNNNNNNNNNNNNNNNNNNNNNNNNNNNNNNNNNNNNNNNNNNNNNNNNNNNNNNNNNNNNNNNNNNNNNNNNNNNNNNNNNNNNNNNNNNNNNNNNNNNNNNNNNNNNNNNNNNNNNNNNNNNNNNNNNNNNNNNNNNNNNNNNNNNNNNNNNNNNNNNNNNNNNNNNNNNNNNNNNNNNNNNNNNNNNNNNNNNNNNNNNNNNNNNNNNNNNNNNNNNNNNNNNNNNNNNNNNNNNNNNNNNNNNNNNNNNNNNNNNNNNNNNNNNNNNNNNNNNNNNNNNNNNNNNNNNNNNNNNNNNNNNNNNNNNNNNNNNNNNNNNNNNNNNNNNNNNNNNNNNNNNNNNNNNNNNNNNNNNNNNNNNNNNNNNNNNNNNNNNNNNNNNNNNNNNNNNNNNNNNNNNNNNNNNNNNNNNNNNNNNNNNNNNNNNNNNNNNNNNNNNNNNNNNNNNNNNNNNNNNNNNNNNNNNNNNNNNNNNNNNNNNNNNNNNNNNNNNNNNNNNNNNNNNNNNNNNNNNNNNNNNNNNNNNNNNNNNNNNNNNNNNNNNNNNNNNNNNNNNNNNNNNNNNNNNNNNNNNNNNNNNNNNNNNNNNNNNNNNNNNNNNNNNNNNNNNNNNNNNNNNNNNNNNNNNNNNNNNNNNNNNNNNNNNNNNNNNNNNNNNNNNNNNNNNNNNNNNNNNNNNNNNNNNNNNNNNNNNNNNNNNNNNNNNNNNNNNNNNNNNNNNNNNNNNNNNNNNNNNNNNNNNNNNNNNNNNNNNNNNNNNNNNNNNNNNNNNNNNNNNNNNNNNNNNNNNNNNNNNNNNNNNNNNNNNNNNNNNNNNNNNNNNNNNNNNNNNNNNNNNNNNNNNNNNNNNNNNNNNNNNNNNNNNNNNNNNNNNNNNNNNNNNNNNNNNNNNNNNNNNNNNNNNNNNNNNNNNNNNNNNNNNNNNNNNNNNNNNNNNNNNNNNNNNNNNNNNNNNNNNNNNNNNNNNNNNNNNNNNNNNNNNNNNNNNNNNNNNNNNNNNNNNNNNNNNNNNNNNNNNNNNNNNNNNNNNNNNNNNNNNNNNNNNNNNNNNNNNNNNNNNNNNNNNNNNNNNNNNNNNNNNNNNNNNNNNNNNNNNNNNNNNNNNNNNNNNNNNNNNNNNNNNNNNNNNNNNNNNNNNNNNNNNNNNNNNNNNNNNNNNNNNNNNNNNNNNNNNNNNNNNNNNNNNNNNNNNNNNNNNNNNNNNNNNNNNNNNNNNNNNNNNNNNNNNNNNNNNNNNNNNNNNNNNNNNNNNNNNNNNNNNNNNNNNNNNNNNNNNNNNNNNNNNNNNNNNNNNNNNNNNNNNNNNNNNNNNNNNNNNNNNNNNNNNNNNNNNNNNNNNNNNNNNNNNNNNNNNNNNNNNNNNNNNNNNNNNNNNNNNNNNNNNNNNNNNNNNNNNNNNNNNNNNNNNNNNNNNNNNNNCCTAGTAAACCAATGTGCATCTTTCGTTGAACTAATTCATTGCGTGGCTTTTATCTCTTTGCAGCGTTTGGATGAATCCAATGTTAACAATAACCCTGAGCCAGAAGATCTTGGACAGCAATTCCATCAAGGTTACTATCGTGAGCCATAACCTTCGTGAATAAACGACATGTTAATAACTTTATGCTAATACGCTCACCAATTTCTGTATCGTTCTCAGCTGATGCTGAGAATATCACACTCTTTGAGTATCATGGTTCATTCCAGACCAACAATGAAACATATGATCGTTTTGAAAGGTGAGATTTCAATCCAATAACTGTTGTCTTTGGTCTTTAATTCCCAGATTTTAAACCTTCTCCAGTAACTGTTGAAGGTGGAAGTTTGTACGGCTTCGCTATTTCTGTAATTTCTTTCATCCACCTTTCAGCAAAATTCTGgtgatgattttgttcttttctattCTGCGTTTTGATGGCATCTCAGATTTGACATCGAAGGAGATGATGAAACACAGATGAACATGAACTTCAATCCAAGAGAAGGCACTGAAATACCTACAACTCTCATCCCATCACCACCTCGTCAGCAGGAGCAGGACATTCCCGAAGGTAGAGAGTTGTGTCAGTCTTTTATTCTATAATCTTGACATTTGGTTATTGTATGGGGATATGAATTTTTGAGTCAAAGATGAAAGTGTTATCTTTATGAAGCCAATAACAATGGCTTGGGCGAGTCTCCAGTATGATAATCATGTACAGTATATAACCAGGGAATAACACTGAGCTTCATGAACAGAacagaaaaaaattactaatctgTAGCCATCTGCAGGAGTCAACCCCACAAGCCCCCAGCGCCAGGAGCATGGTAGGGACGAATTTGCTGAGCAGAGGGAGGAACAAAACATACCGGACAGAGAGGTATTTGCTATTACTAGGAATACTTTCATCTAGTGAGAAAAGACATTGAGTTGGGGTTTGTTATGCATGCAGGAACAAGATATACCAAAGCcagcaaagaaaagaacaagaaagacaGCTACTTCAGAAATGGATTATGAGCAGACTATTATTGCTGGTCATGTTTACCAGTCATGGCTCCAAGATACTTCTCACATTCTCTGTAGGGGGGAAAAGAGAAAGGTTCAGATTAGTGAACGCCTTGGCCTTTAATGTACTAATTGGTGCTCATGTTGGCCTTACATCTGGCATCTTTTTGTAGGTTCGAGGAACTATCCGGGCAGAAATGAAATTTTTCAAACGTGCGAATATGCCACCTACACTACTCCTCGAAAATCATGTGGATAGTTCTTACCCTCCTCAGCTTTACGAGCTTTGGACAAAGAGTACTCAAGTACTTAAAACCTCATCATCTGGTCTCTCTCTATCCATcactgtttctttttattttaacctTGTTGAAAGGGATCTGACATTTGGAAATGCCAATGCAGAAACTCGACACCCTGATTTCTGCGCGGAACAATCTCCAGGGTTTGTTGAGGAGAGAATGCAGAACCAGCATCAAACAAACCATGTAAGACGCGGAAGCATATTCTTTCCTGAAAATTTAGTATCTATAAGAGAAAGACACAGTTTCATATACTCTGTAACTGAGTGTGGATGTATGCAGCATCAGGGCAGTGACACAAGCTCCCAAAATCTTGGTAGTCCCGCAGAAAGACTCCGGACAATTTATACTGGGAAAGGTTCTTCAGTAGAAAGCATGATGGCTGGATCTCGAGCAAGCCCTGAAACTATTAACCGCCAGGCTGCTGATATTACTGTTACGCCATTCTATTCTGGTTAAAAGCTTCTCTATTTTATTCAGTCATCAGATCATAGTTTGGTATTGTGGAATATCTGTCGTTAGATATTTGATTTTCATGTGAATTACAGGAGACGACGTGAGATCCATGCCTAGCACACCATCCGCACGTGGAGCAGCTTCAATTAACAACATAGAGATCAGCTCTAAAAGGTAAAGAACACTTCTAAATTTCTGTGATACTAAACCCAATGGCaacttataaataatttttgcaTAGGAAGAGGATCATTAATTTCTTCTTCCGCTTACCAAATCAGTCGCAGGTCCAATTTAAAAAGGCCAAATTCCTCACCAAGAAGAGGGCTCGAACCAGTAGCGGAAGAGAGACCGTGGGATCACCATGAATATGACTTTGAGTTTTCGATTGTACCTGAAAAGCGCTTCAGAGCCGATAGCGGTAGAAGTTTTAATTGTCTTTTGATCCTAAAACTTTCAAAAGACCATCTTACACACCTTAACttggcttctttttttcttcacagAAATACTATTTGAAACTGGATGTACAGAGACTCAAAATCCAGCGTGCAATCAATCAGACGAGAGGATAACAGATAGCATCAAAAGGTAAGTGATTCAATATTTGCCAAATCTACATACTGAGTGACAATGATGAGATGTATTAAACGAAACACAGTCATCTCAAGACACACTTTGAAACACCTGGAGCTCCTCAAGTGGAATCTCTTAACAAGCTCGCTGTTGGAATGGACAGAAACGCTGCAGCTAAACTCTTCTTTCAATCCTGTGGTACTAACTTCTTCACTTCAAATTTCACTTATATGAGCAATACaattattcaaaacaatactgACCATGTATATGGTTTATATTTCCAGTGTTAGCGACTCGCGGAGTCATCAAGGTGAATCAAACACAGCCTTATGGGGACATTCTCATTGCAAGAGGACCTAACATGTAAAgtttgatttctaaattaaaaaag is from Camelina sativa cultivar DH55 chromosome 20, Cs, whole genome shotgun sequence and encodes:
- the LOC104772128 gene encoding sister chromatid cohesion 1 protein 1-like — translated: MLIRSPISVSFSADAENITLFEYHGSFQTNNETYDRFERFDIEGDDETQMNMNFNPREGTEIPTTLIPSPPRQQEQDIPEGVNPTSPQRQEHGRDEFAEQREEQNIPDREEQDIPKPAKKRTRKTATSEMDYEQTIIAGHVYQSWLQDTSHILCRGEKRKVRGTIRAEMKFFKRANMPPTLLLENHVDSSYPPQLYELWTKSTQRLDESNVNNNPEPEDLGQQFHQADAENITLFEYHGSFQTNNETYDRFERFDIEGDDETQMNMNFNPREGTEIPTTLIPSPPRQQEQDIPEGVNPTSPQRQEHGRDEFAEQREEQNIPDREEQDIPKPAKKRTRKTATSEMDYEQTIIAGHVYQSWLQDTSHILCRGEKRKVRGTIRAEMKFFKRANMPPTLLLENHVDSSYPPQLYELWTKSTQVLKTSSSETRHPDFCAEQSPGFVEERMQNQHQTNHVRRGSIFFPENLVSIRERHSFIYSVTECGCMQHQGSDTSSQNLGSPAERLRTIYTGKGSSVESMMAGSRASPETINRQAADITVTPFYSGDDVRSMPSTPSARGAASINNIEISSKSRRSNLKRPNSSPRRGLEPVAEERPWDHHEYDFEFSIVPEKRFRADSEILFETGCTETQNPACNQSDERITDSIKSHLKTHFETPGAPQVESLNKLAVGMDRNAAAKLFFQSCVLATRGVIKVNQTQPYGDILIARGPNM